The nucleotide sequence CCCGCCCGACCTCGCCGGAAAAATCCTCCTCGCGCAGGCCGAGTGCGCCGCCAAGCGGGGCGATCGGCCTGCGACCGAGGCCCGCGTCGCGGAGCTCCAGAGGCGCGCGCGTGGCGAGCTGGAACGACAAACCGTCGCCCGGATCCTCATCGACCTGCACGCGGGCCTCGGCGAGCACGAGCAGGCCTACGCCCGCGCCGCGTCCTGCCTCGCGCCCCTCGGCGTGCGCCTGCCCGAGCGGCCGGGCCCCGAGGACATGAGGGCCACGTTCGAAGCGACCTGGGACGCCCTCGGCGATCGCGCGATCGAGGAGATCGCCGACCTCGAGCCCATGACGAACCCCGAGGCGCTCGCGGCGACGGCGGCGCTCTTCGCGGTCCACCCGTCCGCGCAGGCGCTCGGGCCGGACGCGGCGGACATCGTCGCCTGTCACCTCGTGCGGCTCGCGCTGCTCCACGGCAACGCGCCCGCGTCCGTGGTGGGTCACGTCTCGTTCGGCGCGGCGCTCGTGGGGCGGCACGGCGATCACCGCGGCGGCTACCGGTTCGGCAAGGTGGCCATGGACCTCTGCGAGCAGATGGGCTCGGCCCTGCTCCAGGGCATCGTCGGCGCGTGTTTCGCCACGAACATCTCCGTCTGGACGCACCACCTGCGCGCGAGCATCGCCTATTCGAGGCGCGCCCACGAGGCGGCCCTCTCGTCCGGCAACACCACGTGCGCCCGGCGGAGCGGCGCCCTCGTCGCGCTCTTCATGCTCCTGAAAGGCGACCCGCTCGACGACGTCGCCCGCGAGGTGCGGAGCCACGAAGAGGCGCGGCGAGATCCGAACGATCCCGAAGGGATCGGCGAGCTGCTCGAGGCGATCGAGCGCTTCGTGGTCCAGCAAAAGGGGCGCGCCGCGCCGCCGCCCGCGCGGAGGGACGAGGCCGCGCCCCTCCGCTTCGGCGCGCTCGCGCGGCGCGTGCTCGACGTCGGCGCCCTCGTCCTCGCCGGCGAATACGACGACGCGCTCGTCGCGAGCGCCTCGCTCCGGGCGCACGCCCCCGCGTTCGCCTCGCAGGTCCTCCTGCCGGCGGAGCGCTACTTCACGGCCCTCGCCGAGGGCGGCAGCCGCGCGGCCGGCACGCTGGCCGCCCGCCTCTCGGCGCTCGACGAGCTCGCCGCCGACCTCGAGCGCTGGGCCGATCGGTGCCCCGAGAACTTCCAGCACGAGCACGCGCTCGTCCTCGCCGAACGGAGCCGCCTCGCCGGCCGCGACGTCGACGCCATGCGCCTCTACGACCAGGCCATCGCCGCCGCCCGCGACAACGGGTTCGCCCACGGCGAGGGCCTCGCCGCCGAGGCCGCCGTGCGGTTCTACGAGGGCCGCGGCTTCCCCACCATCGCCGCGGCCTACCTGCGCCTCGCGCGGGCCGCCTACGCCCGCTGGGGCGCGGGTGGCAAGGTCGAGCGGCTCGATCGCCGCTACGCCAAGCTCGGCGCCGCCGAGGACCCGGTCACGGGCAACTCGAAGCCCCCGCTCCGCGCCGCCGGCCTCGACATCGACGTCCTCGCCGCGGTGCAGACGGCCCACGCCGTCGCCGAGGAGATCGTCCTGCAGCGCCTCATCGTCACGCTCATGCGGATCGTCATCGAGCACGGCGGGGCCCAGCGCTGCCACGTGCTCCTCGCGACCGACGGCGGCGAGCTCGCCCACGCGGGCCGCGCCCTCGTGACCTCGCAGGGCCTCGACATCGAGGTCCCCGGCGGGCGCGCCCGTGATCTCGCCACGCTCCTGCCCGAGTCCGTCCTCGGCTACGTCCGCCGCACCCGCGAGCCGATCCTGCTCGACGACGCCACCGCCGAGCCCATGTTCTCCGCCGATCCCTACATCGCGCGCGCCAGGCCCCGCTCCGTCCTCTGCATGCCCATCACGCGGCAGACCGAGCTCGTCGGCATCTTCTACATGGAGAACAACCTCGTCCCGGGCGCCTTCACCCCGCGGCGCTTGTCGTTGCTCGAGTTCCTCGCCGCCCAGGCCGCGATCTCGCTCGATCATGCCAAGCTCTACGCCGACCTCGCCCGCGAGAACAACGAGCGGCGCCGCACCGAGCAGACCCTCCGCCGCAGCGAGGAGCGCATGCGCCGCCTCGTCGAGATCGCCGGCGTGATCCCCTGGGAGGCCGACGCCGAGACCGAGCGCTTCACCTACGTCGGCCCGCAGGCCGAGGAGCGGCTCGGCTGGCCCACGAGCGCCTGGTACAAGCCGAACTTCCTGCGAGATCACGCGCACCCCGAGGATCGTGAGCTCGCCCTTTCCGCCTTCACCCGCGCCGCCGCCCACGAGAGCCCCGGCGGGCTCGAGGTTCGTTTGTGCACCAAGGATGGCCGCGCCGTGTGGCTGCACATGGTCGTCAGCGTCGCCGAGCGCGAAGGCGGCCAGCGGCTGCTCTCGGGCTTCTTCTTCGACGTCACCGCGCGCAAGCACGCCGAGGAGACCCTGCGCGAGCAGCTCGAGATCATCCACCGCCAGCGCGAGGACATCCGCACGCTCTCGACGCCGCTGCTCGACGTGTGGGACGGCGTCGTCGCCATGCCCATCCTCGGCGCCCTCGACGCGTCCCGCGCGGCGCGGGCCATGGAGGTCCTGCTCGGCACGATCGCGCAGCGCGCCGTCCACTGCGCCATCCTGGACCTGACGGGCGTCGCGACCGTCGATCCCGTCACGGCCGAGCACCTGCTCCGCATCGTGCGCGCCGTCGAGCTGCTCGGCGCGCGCGCGGTCGTGGTCGGGATCCAGGCCGAGGTCGCGCGCACCCTCGTCTCGCTCGACATCGGCCTCGGCCGCGTCGAGACCCGGGCGTCGCTGAAGGACGCGCTCCAGAAGCTCCGGCCACCGTCCCCGCACGGCCGGCGTATGCCCACCGAGCGGCGGCCCATCCTCGGGCGAATGCCCGAGTGAATCGCTCAGTGGGATTGCGCGCAGCTCGCCGCGAAATGCTCCACCGTGTCAGGGGTCGATCGGGCGATCCATGCGCGTAACGCCCCGGGATCACGCGGAAGATCGTCCGGCCAGACCCGCACGGTCCCGTCGTCGCCCACGGACACGGCCCAGCTCCCGTCGGGGGCGATGTCCACGTCCCGCACGGAGCCCTCGTGCATGCCGAGCACGCGCCCCTCGCCGATCGTGAGGTCCCAGAGCCGCACGGTCTTGTCCTCGCTCCCCGTCACGAGCGCCTCGCCGTCCTCCGAGAGGTCGAGCAGGCTCGTGGGGCCGTTGTGGCCACGCAGCAGGCGGACCGCGCCCGTCGCGACGTCCCAGAGCCGCACCGTGGCATCCGCGCCCAGGCTGAGCAGCGTCTCGCCGTCCGGCAGGAACGACAAACCGAACACGTGGTACCCGCTCGCGTCGTAGGTGCGGGCCTCGGCCTTGCCCTCGTCCCAGATCCGCACCTTGTGGTCGACGGAGCCCGTGGCGACGGTCTTGCCGTCGGGGGAGAAGGCGACGGACTCGACGCGCCCGTCGTGGCCGGCGAGGACCCGGCTCTCGCCCGTGGCGAGGTCCCAGATACGCGCGGTCGTGTCGTGGCTGCCCGTCGCGAGCCTCGCGCCGTCGAGGGAGAACCCGAGCGTGTAGATGCCCTTCTCGTGCCGACCGAGCGCGCGCACCTCGCCGGAGTCGACGTCCCAGAGCTTCACCGCGCCCGTCACCTCCCCGATCGCGATCGACGCGCCGTCCCGGGAGAACCGGATCCTCGGCCCCTGCCCGCCCTCCGCGTGATAGGCCCGGATCTCGTGCCCCTGCGTGTCCCAGAGCCGCACCGTCCCGTCCACGCCCGAGGTGGCGATCACGTCGCCGGACGGCGAGAACTCCGCGCGGTAGAGCTCGCCCACGTGCCCCACGAGCGTCACGGGTTCTCCGCCGCGCACGGGCCAGAGCCGCGCGACGC is from Polyangium spumosum and encodes:
- a CDS encoding GAF domain-containing protein, producing the protein MESIASHRNATPPAAAHPPDDALLRLESAMLRVAAGGAPELLLVGGGKHAARAELLRSFCESAIGQCTLVLAGEGNLIHAGEPYGPLVSALTRAAPMLGHEPGSLGPLVRQRAPEAMLGNGRLLLDLCPALASLVPDDRPAEPLPPAFADERMTTTLLRLLAALAVPERPIVLAISHLDAADSATLRLVMRLLESSTCRYLLIAATLSDRAHPAWEETLGAWLQEGSRARVDGVHLGPPDDAELRAQRAAITSLPEPSRLALAAAACLGRTADLDAIAAALGAPPDEVRSRLAPAEAAGLLGREGATYVFESDLEARDVRREATRDDHARLAAMHLRLAAFLMRGMREDEPNERLYEAAGHVLCGRSGASRAHLAPAERAHLCRITFAAARRARAAGASTVAADYLGAAGDLLEGHDDPAEIPPDLAGKILLAQAECAAKRGDRPATEARVAELQRRARGELERQTVARILIDLHAGLGEHEQAYARAASCLAPLGVRLPERPGPEDMRATFEATWDALGDRAIEEIADLEPMTNPEALAATAALFAVHPSAQALGPDAADIVACHLVRLALLHGNAPASVVGHVSFGAALVGRHGDHRGGYRFGKVAMDLCEQMGSALLQGIVGACFATNISVWTHHLRASIAYSRRAHEAALSSGNTTCARRSGALVALFMLLKGDPLDDVAREVRSHEEARRDPNDPEGIGELLEAIERFVVQQKGRAAPPPARRDEAAPLRFGALARRVLDVGALVLAGEYDDALVASASLRAHAPAFASQVLLPAERYFTALAEGGSRAAGTLAARLSALDELAADLERWADRCPENFQHEHALVLAERSRLAGRDVDAMRLYDQAIAAARDNGFAHGEGLAAEAAVRFYEGRGFPTIAAAYLRLARAAYARWGAGGKVERLDRRYAKLGAAEDPVTGNSKPPLRAAGLDIDVLAAVQTAHAVAEEIVLQRLIVTLMRIVIEHGGAQRCHVLLATDGGELAHAGRALVTSQGLDIEVPGGRARDLATLLPESVLGYVRRTREPILLDDATAEPMFSADPYIARARPRSVLCMPITRQTELVGIFYMENNLVPGAFTPRRLSLLEFLAAQAAISLDHAKLYADLARENNERRRTEQTLRRSEERMRRLVEIAGVIPWEADAETERFTYVGPQAEERLGWPTSAWYKPNFLRDHAHPEDRELALSAFTRAAAHESPGGLEVRLCTKDGRAVWLHMVVSVAEREGGQRLLSGFFFDVTARKHAEETLREQLEIIHRQREDIRTLSTPLLDVWDGVVAMPILGALDASRAARAMEVLLGTIAQRAVHCAILDLTGVATVDPVTAEHLLRIVRAVELLGARAVVVGIQAEVARTLVSLDIGLGRVETRASLKDALQKLRPPSPHGRRMPTERRPILGRMPE